One uncultured Gellertiella sp. genomic window carries:
- a CDS encoding calcium-binding protein: MDYLIRPDTADILRGKAVPGYIYGYGNGSDIVDHPGIFYDHIYCVENNADEVVEAKDGGREVVLSYVDGYVLPDNVEDLVLVGAFTDPSITSRGISNFSAYGNGLNNAIWGNDGDNIVYGGGGNDIIGGYGGNDTLYGGDGDDALSGDDTDGSPKGDDILYGGAGNDNLYGDGGNDKLYGGTGNDRLMTDTGKGNDLLDGGTGADFMAGGAGDDTYIVDNAGDVVEEVNWYFQGGKSYYLGTDTVKSSLAAYTLTGGVENLILTGTAIEGTGNDGDNILTGNAENNRLYGGDGNDTLDGGAGADHMEGGKGDDIYIVDGPDDVVTENAGEGTDTVRTSLESYTLAKNVENLELLGSFNLQGHGNALNNHILGNSGDNYLYGGLGNDTLTGGAGRDTFVFSTKLNAATNVDHITDFSVVDDTILLDHHIFTKLGVGALATKAFTSNTSGHATHATDRIIYDTKSGKLWYDDDGTGHHAATLIAIIDTHAKLTAADFAVF; the protein is encoded by the coding sequence ATGGACTATCTCATCAGGCCAGACACAGCTGACATTCTCAGGGGCAAGGCGGTTCCCGGTTATATCTACGGCTATGGCAATGGCTCCGACATCGTTGACCACCCTGGCATTTTCTATGACCATATCTATTGTGTTGAAAATAACGCGGATGAGGTCGTCGAGGCAAAGGATGGCGGACGTGAAGTGGTCCTCAGCTATGTGGACGGATACGTCCTTCCCGACAATGTCGAGGATCTGGTCCTGGTAGGCGCTTTCACCGATCCGAGTATAACTAGTCGCGGCATTTCCAACTTCAGCGCCTATGGCAATGGGCTCAACAACGCTATTTGGGGCAATGACGGCGACAATATTGTCTATGGCGGTGGCGGCAATGACATCATTGGTGGCTATGGCGGCAATGACACGCTCTATGGTGGCGACGGTGATGATGCCCTTTCAGGTGATGATACGGATGGTAGCCCGAAGGGCGACGACATTCTCTATGGCGGCGCGGGCAATGACAACCTTTACGGCGATGGCGGCAATGACAAGCTGTATGGCGGCACCGGCAACGATAGGCTGATGACCGACACCGGCAAGGGCAATGATCTGCTCGACGGGGGCACCGGTGCCGATTTTATGGCGGGCGGCGCAGGTGACGATACCTATATTGTCGACAATGCAGGCGACGTGGTCGAGGAGGTAAACTGGTACTTCCAGGGCGGGAAGTCCTATTACCTCGGCACCGACACGGTAAAATCGTCGCTGGCTGCCTACACGCTGACCGGAGGCGTCGAGAACCTGATCCTGACCGGCACCGCCATCGAGGGCACCGGCAATGACGGTGACAATATCCTCACCGGCAATGCCGAAAACAACCGGCTCTATGGCGGCGACGGCAACGATACGCTCGACGGTGGCGCGGGTGCCGATCATATGGAGGGCGGCAAAGGCGATGACATCTATATTGTGGATGGCCCCGACGATGTGGTGACGGAGAACGCGGGCGAAGGCACGGACACGGTCAGGACCTCGCTGGAGTCCTACACTCTCGCCAAGAATGTCGAAAACCTCGAACTGTTGGGCAGCTTTAACCTGCAGGGCCATGGCAATGCGCTCAACAACCACATCCTCGGCAATTCGGGCGACAACTACCTCTATGGCGGGCTTGGCAATGACACGCTGACGGGCGGGGCGGGCAGGGACACATTCGTCTTTTCGACCAAGCTCAATGCCGCGACCAATGTCGATCACATCACCGATTTCAGCGTGGTGGATGATACGATCCTGCTCGATCATCACATCTTCACCAAGCTTGGCGTGGGCGCACTGGCCACCAAGGCCTTCACCTCCAACACATCAGGCCACGCCACCCATGCGACGGACCGGATCATCTACGATACCAAAAGTGGCAAGCTCTGGTACGACGACGACGGCACCGGCCACCACGCCGCGACGCTGATCGCCATCATCGACACCCACGCCAAGCTGACGGCGGCGGATTTCGCGGTGTTTTAG
- a CDS encoding calcium-binding protein, which translates to MIISGDIDANTLNGTDGADRIKGFGGADELHGLGGDDWLFGGSDNDKLYGDAGNDHLDGGSGDDEMHGGAGDDTYYVDSANDQVFETGDGGADTGGTDKVVSSVDYVLGDHLENLTLTGTDDLAGTGNSLDNVLVGNDGNNTLYGGDGKDELDGGLGDDTLYGGKGDDIYHVDSAGDVVDETGGDGIDTVISSVSVDMSAGLWLDIENLTLTGTGNLDGTGNDHDNRLTGNDGDNDLYGGAGNDILDGGKGADHLYGGTGDDTYHVDDKGDKVDETGGDGTDTVVSSISYTLGDGLENLKLTGLVDLNGTGNGAENTIIGNGGSNKLFGLEGNDHLYGGDGNDLLNGGTGDDDLHGGAGDDVYILDSEKDSVDESADGKGGGGDAGGTDTVYANFTYGLKDGFENLTLYGDGNIDGTGNGADNTIFGNDGDNKLSGGAGKDTLYGGGGNDHLDGGAGDDILHGGAGDDDYYVDSSKDVVDESGGNGIDTVHASADFTLSSGVENLDMLDGAVSGTGNSLNNHITGNGAANMLAGGGGDDLLEGNAGNDTLQGDTGNDTLRGGADSDTLSGGDGDDFLDGGLGDDIMKGGKGNDVYNVDTINDKVDETDGGGTDRVQAAIDYTLGDGIENLLLIGEAVKGTGNDLDNVLSGNIKDNTLSGGKGNDTLSGGEGKDKLYGGDGNDKLDGGKDADEMHGGKGSDFYWVDDAKDVVDESDGDGTDAVIASIDYTLTAGVELLELSGTALKGTGNDLDNSLYGNELANILDGGKGKDTLWGNKGNDMLFGGDGNDTLHGGDDKDTLDGGTGDDMLDGGAGDDILKGGAGNDTLSGGDGDDTLTGGDGNDTLFGGAGKDIMKGGKGDDTYDVESDQDVVDETGGGGTDKVQASVSYTLGKDIENLLLTGTGNIKGTGNAGDNLLVGNDGNNVLKGAGGNDVLRGGLGNDMLTGGAGKDHFVFSSKPDAATNVDHIADFSVADDTVLLDHAIFTTLKMGTLAQSAFTSGTKGVATHKTDRIIYDSKSGKLWYDDDGTGKHAAVLIGIIDNHAKLTADDIFVF; encoded by the coding sequence ATGATCATTTCAGGCGATATTGATGCCAACACGCTGAACGGAACCGACGGGGCCGACCGGATCAAGGGGTTTGGCGGGGCGGACGAATTGCATGGGCTTGGCGGCGATGACTGGCTGTTTGGCGGCAGCGACAATGACAAGCTCTATGGCGATGCGGGCAATGACCATCTCGACGGCGGCAGCGGCGATGACGAGATGCATGGCGGTGCCGGTGACGACACCTATTATGTCGACAGCGCCAATGATCAGGTCTTCGAAACCGGTGACGGCGGCGCCGATACCGGCGGCACTGACAAGGTCGTCTCCAGCGTCGATTATGTGCTGGGCGATCACCTCGAAAACCTGACGCTCACCGGCACCGATGATCTCGCCGGCACCGGCAACAGCCTTGACAATGTGCTTGTCGGCAATGACGGCAACAACACGCTCTATGGCGGTGACGGCAAGGACGAGCTGGATGGCGGGCTCGGCGACGACACGCTTTATGGCGGCAAGGGCGATGACATCTATCATGTCGATTCCGCCGGTGATGTGGTCGATGAAACCGGCGGCGACGGCATCGATACCGTCATTTCCAGCGTCAGCGTCGACATGAGCGCCGGTCTCTGGCTGGATATCGAAAACCTGACGCTCACCGGCACCGGCAATCTCGATGGTACCGGCAACGATCATGACAACAGGCTGACCGGCAATGACGGCGACAATGACTTGTATGGCGGTGCCGGCAACGACATTCTCGATGGTGGCAAGGGGGCCGACCACCTCTATGGCGGCACCGGCGATGACACCTATCATGTCGACGACAAGGGCGACAAGGTCGACGAGACCGGCGGCGACGGCACCGATACGGTGGTGTCCAGCATCAGCTACACCCTCGGCGACGGGCTGGAAAACCTGAAGCTCACCGGCCTTGTCGACCTCAACGGCACCGGCAACGGCGCGGAAAACACCATCATCGGCAATGGCGGCTCCAACAAGCTGTTCGGCCTTGAGGGCAACGACCATCTCTATGGCGGCGATGGCAATGACCTGCTGAATGGCGGCACGGGTGATGACGACCTGCATGGCGGTGCTGGAGATGATGTCTATATCCTCGATTCAGAGAAGGATTCCGTCGATGAATCCGCCGATGGCAAGGGTGGCGGCGGCGATGCCGGTGGCACCGATACGGTCTATGCCAATTTCACCTATGGGCTGAAGGACGGCTTCGAAAACCTCACCCTCTACGGCGATGGCAACATCGATGGCACCGGCAACGGCGCCGACAACACGATTTTCGGCAATGACGGCGACAACAAGCTTTCTGGCGGGGCGGGCAAGGACACGCTCTATGGCGGCGGCGGCAATGACCATCTCGATGGCGGCGCGGGCGACGACATCCTGCATGGCGGGGCCGGCGATGACGACTATTATGTCGACAGCAGCAAGGATGTGGTGGACGAGAGCGGCGGCAATGGCATCGACACCGTCCATGCCTCCGCCGATTTCACGCTGAGTTCCGGCGTCGAAAATCTCGACATGCTGGATGGCGCGGTGAGCGGCACCGGCAATTCGCTGAACAACCACATCACCGGCAATGGAGCCGCCAACATGCTGGCCGGCGGCGGCGGCGATGATCTGCTGGAGGGCAATGCCGGAAACGACACGCTACAGGGCGATACCGGCAATGACACGCTGCGGGGCGGTGCCGACAGTGACACGCTCAGTGGCGGCGATGGTGATGACTTCCTCGATGGCGGCCTCGGCGACGACATCATGAAGGGCGGCAAGGGCAACGACGTCTACAATGTCGACACGATCAATGACAAGGTGGATGAGACCGATGGCGGCGGCACCGACAGGGTGCAGGCGGCGATCGATTACACGCTCGGCGACGGAATTGAAAACCTGCTGCTGATCGGCGAGGCGGTGAAGGGCACCGGCAATGATCTCGACAATGTCCTCTCGGGTAACATCAAGGACAACACGCTCTCTGGCGGCAAGGGCAACGACACGCTGAGCGGCGGCGAGGGCAAGGACAAGCTCTATGGCGGCGACGGCAATGACAAGCTCGATGGCGGCAAGGATGCCGACGAGATGCATGGCGGCAAGGGCAGCGATTTCTACTGGGTCGATGATGCCAAGGATGTGGTCGACGAAAGCGACGGTGACGGCACGGATGCGGTGATTGCCAGCATCGACTACACGCTGACGGCAGGGGTGGAGCTGCTGGAACTCTCCGGCACCGCCCTCAAGGGCACCGGCAACGACCTCGACAACAGCCTTTATGGCAACGAGCTCGCCAACATCCTCGATGGCGGCAAGGGCAAAGATACGCTCTGGGGCAACAAGGGCAATGACATGCTGTTCGGCGGCGATGGCAATGACACGCTGCATGGCGGCGACGACAAGGACACGCTGGACGGCGGCACCGGCGACGACATGCTGGATGGCGGCGCGGGCGATGACATCCTCAAGGGTGGCGCGGGCAATGACACGCTGTCGGGCGGGGATGGCGACGACACGCTTACCGGCGGCGATGGCAATGACACGCTGTTCGGCGGTGCGGGCAAGGACATCATGAAGGGCGGCAAGGGCGACGACACCTATGATGTCGAGTCCGACCAGGACGTGGTCGATGAAACCGGCGGCGGCGGCACCGACAAGGTGCAGGCCTCGGTCAGCTATACCCTTGGCAAGGATATCGAAAACCTGCTTTTGACCGGCACCGGCAATATCAAAGGGACCGGCAATGCGGGCGATAACCTGCTGGTTGGCAACGATGGCAACAATGTGCTGAAGGGCGCGGGCGGCAATGACGTCCTGCGCGGCGGGCTTGGCAATGACATGCTGACCGGCGGTGCCGGCAAGGACCACTTCGTCTTCTCGAGCAAGCCCGATGCGGCGACAAATGTCGATCACATCGCCGATTTCAGCGTCGCAGATGATACGGTGCTGCTCGATCACGCCATCTTCACCACACTTAAAATGGGCACCCTCGCACAAAGCGCCTTCACCTCCGGCACCAAGGGCGTGGCCACCCACAAGACGGACCGGATCATCTATGACAGCAAGAGCGGCAAGCTCTGGTACGACGACGACGGCACCGGCAAGCATGCCGCCGTGCTGATCGGCATTATCGACAACCACGCCAAGCTGACGGCGGACGATATCTTCGTGTTCTGA
- a CDS encoding calcium-binding protein has translation MFIQGDNNKNRLVGTGDPDTLLGYGGDDLLDGGAGADVMIGGKGNDSYYVDTVDDIVDETDGNGVDAVYASVDYTLPPGVEILWLTGTGKLSGTGNDLGNILHANDAGNFLDGGAGNDTLYGGKGSDVLMGGSGNDTLVGGAGDDFLEGDGGANHLTGGTGDDTYIVTSGRDLADERGGDGIDTVNALCSFDLSNRHQALGAIENVALLGVGNVNATGNDLDNILTGNSGNNYLWGGKGHDTLAGGLGDDRLDGGQGADLLRGGGGNDSYVVDNRDDVVDETDGRGGDSGGVDTVLSSISFTLGTHVENLTLTGKAALSGTGNDLDNVITGNAGNNQLFGGAGQDTLCGGGGNDLLSGGSGADRLSGGTGNDWLTGGVGRDILTGGAGQDHFVFNARLDATGNVDVISDFTCRVDHIDLDHLIFPALTVGALTAADFGTGSVATHAGTHILYDSTTGKLFYDADGNGSGAAVEFATLAAHLHLSAKDFGVF, from the coding sequence ATGTTTATCCAGGGTGACAACAACAAGAATAGACTCGTCGGAACCGGCGACCCCGATACCCTGCTTGGCTACGGTGGCGATGATCTGCTGGATGGCGGTGCCGGTGCGGACGTGATGATCGGCGGCAAGGGCAATGACAGCTATTATGTTGATACTGTTGATGATATCGTGGATGAGACTGACGGCAACGGTGTGGATGCGGTCTATGCTTCCGTCGATTATACCCTTCCGCCGGGCGTCGAAATTCTCTGGCTGACCGGCACCGGAAAGCTGAGCGGCACGGGCAACGATCTCGGCAATATCCTCCATGCCAATGATGCCGGGAATTTTCTCGATGGCGGCGCGGGCAATGACACGCTCTATGGCGGCAAGGGCAGTGACGTGCTGATGGGCGGGTCTGGCAATGACACGCTGGTGGGCGGCGCGGGCGATGATTTCCTCGAAGGCGACGGCGGTGCCAACCATCTGACCGGCGGCACCGGTGATGACACCTATATCGTCACAAGCGGGCGGGACCTGGCCGACGAGCGGGGCGGCGATGGCATCGACACGGTCAACGCGCTCTGCAGTTTCGACCTGTCAAACCGCCACCAGGCGCTGGGGGCGATTGAAAATGTCGCGCTTTTGGGCGTTGGCAATGTCAATGCCACCGGCAATGATCTCGACAATATCCTGACCGGCAACAGCGGCAACAATTACCTCTGGGGCGGCAAGGGCCATGACACGCTGGCGGGCGGTCTCGGCGATGACCGGCTGGATGGCGGCCAGGGCGCGGATCTCCTGCGGGGCGGCGGCGGCAATGACAGCTATGTGGTCGACAACAGGGACGACGTGGTCGATGAGACGGACGGGCGCGGTGGCGACAGCGGCGGTGTGGATACGGTCCTGTCCTCGATCAGCTTCACGCTTGGAACCCATGTCGAAAACCTCACCCTGACCGGCAAGGCCGCCCTTTCCGGCACCGGCAACGACCTCGACAATGTGATCACCGGCAATGCCGGCAATAACCAGCTTTTCGGCGGTGCCGGTCAGGACACGCTTTGCGGCGGTGGCGGCAACGACCTGCTCTCCGGCGGCAGCGGTGCCGACAGGCTCTCCGGCGGCACGGGCAATGACTGGCTGACGGGCGGGGTCGGCCGGGACATCCTGACCGGCGGGGCAGGGCAGGATCACTTTGTTTTCAACGCACGCCTTGATGCCACAGGCAATGTCGACGTGATCAGTGATTTCACCTGCCGGGTCGATCATATCGATCTCGATCACCTGATCTTCCCGGCCCTCACCGTCGGCGCGCTGACCGCTGCCGATTTCGGCACCGGCAGCGTTGCAACCCATGCCGGGACCCATATTCTTTATGACAGCACGACCGGCAAGCTCTTCTACGATGCAGACGGCAACGGCAGTGGCGCGGCGGTGGAATTTGCCACGCTTGCCGCCCATCTGCATCTGAGCGCGAAAGATTTTGGGGTGTTTTGA